A genome region from Setaria italica strain Yugu1 chromosome III, Setaria_italica_v2.0, whole genome shotgun sequence includes the following:
- the LOC101762275 gene encoding putative disease resistance RPP13-like protein 3, which translates to MEAVVCASYGAMGSLLLKLGALLSDECRLLTKVKADVMFLKDVLESMHAFLKRMSEVEDPDEQSKCWMKEVRELSYGIEDSIDSFMFSLGCESSSKPRGFKGFVGRCLSLFTDAKTRHWNAKKIQCLKVHVVEASNRRQRYKVKDAFPRPCRISIDPRLPAFYTETTRLVGIDGPRDKLIKLLTEGHGTMAQLNVVSIVGFGGLGQATLANEVYCKLEGQFDYKASVSVSQKPDMKKILRSILCQHSCREFGSSEAWDEQQLINTIRQFLKDKRYFIVINDIWSTSAWRTIRCAFPENNCSSRILTTTRIIAVAKYCCSPHHGHVYELKRLGATHSKSLFFKRVFGSEDMSSSSERSFQ; encoded by the exons ATGGAAGCTGTTGTATGTGCATCATATGGAGCCATGGGTTCCCTGCTATTGAAGCTGGGTGCCTTGCTCTCTGATGAATGCAGGCTTCTCACTAAAGTGAAGGCGGATGTAATGTTCCTTAAAGATGTGCTCGAGAGCATGCATGCTTTCCTCAAGAGGATGTCAGAGGTGGAGGACCCCGATGAGCAGTCCAAGTGCTGGATGAAAGAGGTGCGGGAGCTGTCCTACGGCATTGAAGATAGCATCGACAGTTTTATGTTCTCCCTTGGTTGTGAGTCCAGCAGCAAGCCCAGAGGCTTCAAGGGATTTGTTGGCAGGTGCTTGAGCTTGTTCACAGATGCCAAGACACGCCATTGGAATGCCAAGAAGATCCAATGTCTCAAGGTCCATGTTGTAGAGGCTAGCAATCGGCGTCAGAGGTACAAGGTTAAAGATGCTTTCCCCAGACCGTGTAGGATAAGCATAGACCCTCGCTTGCCTGCATTTTACACTGAGACAACAAGGCTTGTTGGCATTGATGGCCCAAGGGACAAACTTATCAAGTTGCTAACAGAAGGACATGGCACAATGGCACAGCTGAATGTGGTTTCCATTGTTGGATTTGGAGGGCTTGGGCAGGCTACTCTTGCTAATGAAGTGTACTGCAAGCTTGAAGGGCAATTTGACTATAAAGCTTCTGTGTCGGTGTCACAAAAACCTGACATGAAGAAGATACTGAGGAGTATACTCTGCCAGCACAGTTGCCGAGAGTTTGGCAGCAGCGAAGCATGGGATGAGCAGCAACTCATCAACACAATAAGACAGTTCCTGAAGGATAAGAG GTACTTTATTGTAATCAATGATATATGGAGCACATCAGCATGGAGAACTATCAGATGTGCTTTTCCTGAAAACAATTGTTCCAGTAGAATATTGACAACTACTCGCATCATCGCAGTTGCCAAATATTGTTGCTCTCCTCACCATGGTCATGTGTATGAGCTAAAGCGTCTTGGTGCAACTCACTCTAAGAGTTTATTCTTTAAAAGAGTTTTTGGATCTGAAGATATGTCCTCTTCATCTGAAAGAAGTTTCcaataa
- the LOC101762676 gene encoding nuclear export mediator factor Nemf, with product MVKARMTTSDVAAEVKCLRRLIGMRLANVYDITPKTYLFKLMNSSGITESGESERVLLLMESGVRFHTTQYVRDKSTTPSGFTLKLRKHIRNKRLEDVRMLGYDRIILFQFGLGSNAHFIILELYAQGNILLTDSEYTVMTLLRSHRDDNKGLAIMSRHRYPVEACRVFERTDFAKLKDTLTMSDNVDDNEPLEITSGSTDAQEPSQSTNDGVSVTEISEKPLSRKEKRAAAAKAKQSGSNAKANNGAQSNKATLKTILGEALAYGPALAEHIILDAGLVPSTKVGKDPESTIDDSTIQALMESITRFEDWLVDIISGQRIPEGFILMQNKMTAKKNLTPSEGDSTNQKIYDDYCPILLKQFKSREYDEFATFDAALDEFYSKIESQKVNQQQKAKEESAAQRLNKIKLDQENRVHTLRKEVDHCVKMAELIEYNLEDVDAAILAVRVSLANEMSWEALTRMIKEERKAGNPVAGLIDKLNFERNCMTLLLSNNLDDMDEDEITAPVEKVEVDISLSAHANARRWYEMKKKQESKQEKTITAHEKAFKAAEKKTRLQLAQEKTVAAITHMRKVHWFEKFNWFISSENYLIISGRDAQQNELIVKRYMSKGDLYVHAELHGASSTIIKNHKPDTPIPPLTLNQAGCFTVCHSKAWDSKIVTSAWWVYPHQVSKTAPTGEYLTVGSFMIRGKKNFLPPHPLVMGFGILFRLDESSLASHLNERRVRGEDEALQEIEAESRKKQSNPQSDDEIASESGSNKETHEDESSRENTNIDQNNKLGLSDLSTDIATTNSLEPLAETQVEEKLDNGNSSSKEETVDASVSSQLDDLLDKTLGLGPAKVSGKSSLLSSIPSSLAEDNDDLEVIKPAVRDKPYISKAERRKLKKGQSTGEAATDSQNGEAVETPGASQQEKGKANTKAGSEVSETDTSQQGKGKANTKATGSKVSQPGSSQQEKGKGSTQAANPKVSRGQKGKLKKIKEKYAEQDEEEREIRMALLASSGKALRKDKPSQDEEPTAKESKPSAGEDDSSKICYKCKKAGHLSRDCPESTSEADRNDVSISRSRDGMGTSTAPAGGNSALDEDDVQEIGDEEKEKLIDLDYLTGNPLPSDILLYAVPVCAPYNALQTYKYRVKITPGTAKKGKAAKTAMSLFLHTPDATNREKELMKACTDPELVAAIVGNAKITAPGLTQLKQKQKQKGKKSAKQN from the exons ATGGTGAAGGCGCGGATGACGACGTCGGACGTGGCGGCGGAGGTGAAGTGCCTCCGCCGCCTCATCGGCATGCGCCTCGCCAACGTCTACGACATCACCCCCAAG ACGTATCTTTTCAAGCTGATGAACAGCAGTGGAATTACTGAGTCAGGGGAAAGCGAGAGGGTTTTACTGCTCATGGAGAGTGGTGTCAGGTTCCACACCACCCAATACGTCCG TGATAAGAGCACCACGCCATCAGGTTTCACTCTGAAACTACGAAAGCACATTCGTAACAAGAGACTTGAAGATGTCCGTATGCTCGGATATGACAGG ATTATTCTTTTCCAATTCGGGCTTGGCAGTAATGCACATTTTATAATTCTGGAGCTATATGCACAAGGAAACATCCTTCTTACGGACTCCGAATACACAGTGATGACACTACTCCGTTCTCACAG AGATGATAACAAAGGATTGGCCATCATGTCACGTCATCGCTATCCTGTAGAAGCTTGCCGTGTTTTTGAAAGGACTGACTTCGCAAAGTTGAAGGACACATTGACAATGTCTGATAATGTTGATGATAATGAACCTTTGGAAATTACATCTGGATCAACTGATGCTCAGGAACCTTCTCAATCGACCAATGATGGAGTGTCTGTAACTGAAATATCTGAAAAACCACTGagtagaaaagaaaagagggctGCCGCTGCAAAAGCTAAGCAGTCTGGTTCAAATGCAAAAGCCAATAATGGTGCTCAATCCAATAAAGCTACTCTGAAGACAATTCTTGGCGAGGCATTGGCTTATGGCCCTGCACTTGCAGAGCATATCATATTGGATGCTGGGTTGGTTCCAAGTACAAAGGTTGGGAAAGATCCAGAGAGCACTATTGATGACAGCACTATTCAGGCTCTAATGGAATCTATTACAAGGTTTGAGGATTGGCTTGTAGATATTATATCTGGCCAAAGGATTCCTGAGGGTTTTATTCTCATGCAGAATAAGATGACTGCAAAGAAGAACCTCACACCCTCGGAAGGTGATTCAACTAATCAGAAG ATATATGATGATTATTGCCCTATTCTGCTGAAACAATTTAAGTCAAGGGAATATGATGAATTTGCGACATTTGATGCTGCACTAGACGAGTTCTATAGCAAAATAGAAAGTCAAAAGGTGAATCAACAGCAGAAAGCAAAAGAGGAATCTGCAGCTCAGAGgctgaataaaataaaattggaTCAG GAGAATCGTGTACATACATTGAGAAAGGAAGTGGACCATTGTGTCAAAATGGCAGAACTGATTGAGTACAATTTAGAGGATGTAGATGCAGCAATTTTGGCTGTGCGTGTTTCTCTTGCAAATGAAATGAGTTGGGAAGCTCTTACTCGCATGATTAAAGAGGAGAGAAAGGCTGGAAACCCAGTAGCAGGTCTTATCGATAAGCTAAATTTTGAAAGAAATTGCATGACCCTACTCTTGAGCAATAATCTTGATGACATGGACGAGGATGAGATAACTGCACCTGTGGAAAAG GTAGAGGTTGATATATCACTTTCTGCACATGCAAATGCAAGGCGGTGGTATGAAATGAAGAAGAAACAGGAAAGCAAACAAGAGAAGACGATCACAGCTCATGAAAAAGCATTCAAAGCAGCCGAGAAGAAGACACGTCTTCAGCTGGCTCAG GAAAAAACTGTGGCTGCAATCACTCATATGCGCAAAGTTCACTggtttgaaaaattcaattggtTCATCAGCAGTGAAAATTACCTGATTATCAGTGGCCGAGATGCTCAGCAAAATGAGTTGATTGTCAAGCGTTACATGTCTAAAGGCGATCT GTATGTGCATGCTGAGTTACATGGAGCTTCCAGTACTATAATCAAGAATCACAAACCTGACACTCCTATTCCACCATTAACACTAAACCAAGCAGGATGCTTCACT GTTTGCCACAGCAAAGCATGGGATTCAAAAATTGTTACAAGTGCTTGGTGGGTGTATCCACATCAAGTTAGCAAGACAGCTCCTACTGGCGAGTACCTTACTGTTGGTAGTTTTATGATCCGTGGCAAGAAAAATTTTCTCCCACCTCACCCTCTTGTTATGGGCTTTGGTATCCTCTTCCGCTTGGATGAGAGCTCCTTGGCATCTCATCTAAATGAAAGGAGGGTTAGGGGTGAAGATGAGGCCCTCCAAGAAATTGAAGCTGAGTCTCGCAAGAAGCAAAGTAACCCTCAATCTGATGACGAAATTGCTAGTGAAAGTGGTTCAAACAAGGAAACACATGAAGATGAATCAAGCAGGGAAAATACAAACATTGACCAAAATAATAAGCTGGGTCTTTCTGATCTGTCTACTGATATTGCTACGACCAACTCTCTTGAACCACTTGCTGAAACCCAAGTTGAGGAAAAATTGGACAATGGGAATTCCAGTTCAAAGGAAGAAACTGTCGATGCTTCTGTTTCATCTCAACTTGATGATCTGCTTGATAAGACTCTTGGCCTTGGCCCTGCCAAGGTGTCAGGTAAAAGCTCTCTGCTCAGCAGCATCCCTTCCAGTTTAGCAGAAGACAATGATGATCTTGAAGTGATAAAACCAGCAGTGAGAGACAAACCATACATATCAAAAGCAGAGAGAAGAAAATTGAAGAAGGGCCAGTCAACTGGTGAAGCTGCTACTGATTCCCAAAATGGTGAAGCTGTAGAAACACCAGGTGCTTCACAGCAAGAAAAAGGGAAGGCAAACACAAAGGCTGGTTCCGAAGTAAGTGAGACAGATACTTCACAGCAAGGAAAAGGAAAGGCAAACACAAAGGCTACTGGTTCTAAAGTAAGTCAGCCAGGTAGTTCACAGCAAGAAAAGGGCAAGGGAAGCACACAGGCTGCTAATCCTAAAGTAAGTCGCGGACAGAAGGGCAAGCTTAAGAAGATTAAAGAGAAGTATGCAGAGCaggatgaagaagaaagggaaattCGTATGGCATTGCTTGCG TCATCTGGGAAAGCTTTGCGGAAGGACAAGCCTTCACAAGATGAAGAACCCACTGCTAAAGAATCAAAACCATCAGCTG GTGAAGATGACTCATCAAAAATATGTTATAAATGCAAAAAAGCTGGACATCTTTCTCGTGATTGCCCAGAAAGTACCTCTGAGGCAGACCGAAATGACGTCAGCATTAGTAGAAGCAGGGATGGCATGGGTACAAGTACCGCTCCTGCTGGTGGCAACAGTGCCCTGGATGAAGATGATGTTCAAGAGATTGGTGatgaagagaaagaaaaacTAATTGATTTGGACTACTTAACTGGGAACCCACTACCAAGTGATATCTTGCTCTATGCTGTACCTGTGTGTGCCCCTTACAACGCATTGCAGACATACAAATATCGTGTAAAGATTACCCCGGGCAcagcaaagaaaggaaaag CTGCCAAAACTGCTATGAGCTTGTTTCTGCACACTCCTGATGCAACCAACCGTGAGAAGGAGCTCATGAAGGCATGCACAGACCCTGAACTGGTGGCTGCTATTGTTGGGAACGCCAAGATCACAGCACCTGGCCTCACTCAGTTGAAGCAGAAACAGAAACAGAAGGGGAAGAAGTCTGCAAAACAGAACTAA
- the LOC101763768 gene encoding glycine-rich RNA-binding protein 2, mitochondrial isoform X2, whose protein sequence is MMLNGRGGMLRNAVTPFGKLFNRNAACSCARTPKLFIGGLSYDTNETALKDAFSQHGDVIAVKVICHPTTGKSKGFGFVTFSSEDEAAAAVQKMNGA, encoded by the exons ATGATGCTGAATGGGAGAGGAGGGATGCTGCGCAATGCTGTGACTCCGTTCGGGAAGCTGTTCAATCGGAACGCCGCATGTTCATGTGCACGCACGCCCAAGTTATTCATCGGCG GTCTTTCTTACGATACAAATGAAACAGCTCTCAAGGATGCTTTCTCTCAACATGGCGATGTTATTGCAG TGAAGGTGATATGCCATCCGACAACGGGGAAGTCGAAAGGATTTGGTTTCGTTACATTTTCTTCGGAAGACGAAGCTGCTGCAGCAGTGCAGAAGATGAACG GTGCTTGA
- the LOC101763768 gene encoding glycine-rich RNA-binding protein 2, mitochondrial isoform X1 — protein MMLNGRGGMLRNAVTPFGKLFNRNAACSCARTPKLFIGGLSYDTNETALKDAFSQHGDVIAVKVICHPTTGKSKGFGFVTFSSEDEAAAAVQKMNGEVLDGRTIRVQYSDSGRSDTTDLDA, from the exons ATGATGCTGAATGGGAGAGGAGGGATGCTGCGCAATGCTGTGACTCCGTTCGGGAAGCTGTTCAATCGGAACGCCGCATGTTCATGTGCACGCACGCCCAAGTTATTCATCGGCG GTCTTTCTTACGATACAAATGAAACAGCTCTCAAGGATGCTTTCTCTCAACATGGCGATGTTATTGCAG TGAAGGTGATATGCCATCCGACAACGGGGAAGTCGAAAGGATTTGGTTTCGTTACATTTTCTTCGGAAGACGAAGCTGCTGCAGCAGTGCAGAAGATGAACGGTGAG GTGCTTGATGGAAGGACCATTCGGGTGCAGTACTCAGACAGTGGGCGATCTGACACTACCGATTTAGATGCATAA